In Opitutaceae bacterium TAV5, one genomic interval encodes:
- a CDS encoding transcriptional regulator, producing MATIYDIAKAADVSPATVSRVINGRAGVKEETVARIRKAMETSAFQPRWKAIDRNRLLVLVPEHRGALDSGYTSRILSGICDTAFASGFGLQLRPFVPQIRNNRDLKQMVMNEGVAGILIVTMFQGYSLAEKLSLAQIPHAIVGYKTQDDGVSQILLDDRDAGLNATRYLLSLRHRHITMVSFKHADHGHRQRYAGYAEALKETRRSDLAPAQCIEMDTTTIEEGRSAARRLLSLPERPTAVIVTNEDLAVGFQLEAREMGLSIPDDLSIVAFEETEKTAFLDTPMTAMRIPAHTMGTEAAKMLFSMLNSEESTARRPAIQAAASCQTVTLPLSLIVRRSTAPAP from the coding sequence ATGGCCACGATTTACGACATTGCGAAAGCCGCCGACGTCTCGCCCGCCACCGTTTCCCGGGTCATCAACGGCCGCGCCGGCGTGAAGGAGGAAACCGTCGCCCGCATCCGCAAGGCGATGGAGACCTCCGCCTTCCAGCCCCGCTGGAAAGCCATCGACCGCAACCGCCTCCTCGTCCTCGTGCCCGAACATCGCGGCGCCCTCGACAGCGGCTACACCTCGCGCATCCTCAGCGGCATCTGCGACACCGCCTTCGCCTCCGGTTTCGGCCTGCAACTGCGCCCCTTTGTCCCGCAAATCCGCAACAACCGCGACCTGAAACAGATGGTCATGAACGAGGGCGTCGCCGGCATCCTCATCGTCACGATGTTCCAGGGCTACTCGCTCGCCGAGAAGCTCAGCCTCGCGCAGATCCCGCACGCCATCGTCGGCTACAAGACGCAGGACGACGGCGTCTCGCAAATCCTGCTCGACGACCGCGACGCCGGCCTCAACGCCACCCGTTACCTCCTTTCGCTCCGGCACCGGCACATCACGATGGTCTCCTTCAAGCATGCCGACCACGGCCACCGGCAACGCTACGCCGGCTATGCCGAGGCCCTGAAGGAAACTCGCCGGAGCGATCTCGCTCCCGCCCAGTGTATCGAGATGGACACGACCACGATCGAGGAAGGCCGCAGCGCCGCCCGCCGCCTGCTCTCGCTCCCCGAGCGCCCCACCGCCGTGATCGTGACCAACGAGGACCTCGCGGTCGGCTTCCAGCTTGAAGCCCGCGAGATGGGGTTGAGCATCCCCGACGATCTCTCGATCGTGGCGTTCGAGGAGACGGAAAAAACGGCTTTTCTCGACACGCCCATGACGGCGATGCGCATCCCCGCGCACACGATGGGCACCGAAGCCGCAAAAATGCTTTTCTCGATGCTCAACAGCGAGGAAAGCACCGCACGACGCCCCGCCATCCAGGCTGCCGCCAGCTGCCAGACCGTGACGCTTCCCCTCTCCCTCATCGTCCGCCGCTCGACTGCCCCGGCGCCGTAG
- a CDS encoding glycosidase → MIATPPPPLSSPTAARNGHQPAPPLPGLRSTGRSGSQRIFQKHPLNPLLTPADFPGGRVMYAFNPGAIKVGDEYLMIVDAATLAQPVVFWLARSRDGIQWTVDPEPLDWPAPDHTHAEDCVYDPRITPEPGNPGSYLLMYASSSEATGCRLGLVRTRDFKKFERIGIVSEQGNRNGVLFPEKINGLYARLDRPFGDPNDTCGIWLSYSPDLIYWGRTEPVMSARPGLWDSLKVGAGCVPIRTGKGWLEIYHGVTNTGAGLIYRLGVCLLDLQNPAKVIARGEDAVLWPEHDYELTGRVGNVTFTCNAIVEEPDTDSDQTVRIYYGAADTCIGLAEAKLGDLIDACFTKNPIRLQLVKQ, encoded by the coding sequence ATGATCGCCACGCCACCGCCACCCCTTTCCTCCCCGACCGCCGCCCGCAACGGACACCAACCCGCCCCGCCACTGCCCGGCCTGCGGAGCACCGGCCGTTCCGGCTCGCAACGCATTTTCCAGAAGCATCCCCTCAATCCGCTGCTCACGCCTGCCGATTTCCCCGGTGGCCGCGTCATGTACGCTTTCAACCCCGGCGCGATCAAAGTTGGCGACGAGTACCTTATGATCGTCGATGCCGCCACGCTCGCGCAACCCGTGGTTTTCTGGCTCGCGCGCAGCCGCGACGGCATCCAGTGGACCGTCGATCCCGAACCGCTCGACTGGCCCGCGCCCGACCACACGCATGCCGAGGATTGCGTTTACGATCCGCGCATCACGCCCGAACCCGGCAACCCCGGCAGTTATCTCCTCATGTACGCCAGCAGCAGCGAAGCCACCGGCTGCCGCCTCGGTCTCGTGCGCACCCGCGATTTCAAAAAATTCGAGCGCATCGGCATTGTCAGCGAGCAGGGCAACCGCAACGGCGTGCTTTTCCCCGAAAAGATCAACGGCCTCTATGCCCGCCTCGACCGCCCCTTCGGCGACCCCAACGACACCTGCGGCATCTGGCTCAGCTACTCGCCCGATCTCATTTACTGGGGACGCACCGAACCCGTCATGAGCGCGCGCCCCGGCCTCTGGGACAGTCTCAAGGTCGGCGCCGGCTGCGTCCCCATCCGCACCGGCAAGGGCTGGCTCGAAATCTATCATGGTGTCACGAATACAGGCGCCGGCCTCATCTACCGCCTCGGCGTGTGTTTGCTCGATCTGCAAAACCCGGCAAAGGTCATCGCTCGTGGCGAGGACGCCGTCCTCTGGCCCGAGCACGACTACGAACTCACCGGCCGTGTCGGCAACGTAACCTTCACCTGTAACGCCATCGTTGAAGAACCCGACACCGACAGCGACCAAACCGTCCGCATCTACTACGGTGCAGCCGACACCTGCATCGGCCTCGCCGAGGCAAAACTCGGCGACCTCATCGACGCCTGCTTCACCAAAAATCCGATACGCCTCCAGCTGGTGAAACAGTAA